cataaattacagttaaaaaaaagaaacaagaaaaactgtcgCATGTATTCCCAGCGACAGTATcatttaccaaacacgaccacctcttccaatctatatctaccatctgaaatatacgaaaaaactttttttaataaaggaatcaacaaggggagagatgtcgacccttgccgaacgcgcagtgccattttccgagcacggacacctcgttcgatctatgcatcgacatctctgaccggaaacatacataaaatacagttaaaaaaaataagaaaaactgtcGCATGTATTCCCAGCgacagtaccatttaccaaacacgaccacctcttccaatctatatctaccatctgaaatatacgaaaaaaccttttttaataaaggaatcaacaaggggagagatgtcgacccatgccgggagcgcagtgccagttcccgagcacggacacctcgttcgatctatgaatcgacatctctcaccagaaacatacaaaaaatacaatcttaaataaaggaatcaacaaggggagagatgccgagtgtaaagtctcgatccaataacaggtagtgttatgatcaaattctttatttacagctttattacataaaaaaactctttctggtctaggttaaatgaatgatgctatttatagcacgaaatttaaacaataatagttcctcgaacaaatttggagaaaacgccttcacaagaacagctaacaggcggttggcgtctcatgctactgcagggttagctctagcaatccaccgaatttccttcgggttgattttttctcagaagtccacttcataccaagctcctctcctcttcttccgaaaaatctccccttttatctttctctcagactccacctttcctgtccactccctgttacccaatcaccgttcagaacaacctgaatcgtctctggtcgcccgtgggaaatgtccattgatgatccaccctccacaatgagaaaaatgaaggacatctggagtgtttgacactctcgcctttcgaagacacgatttatttccctgggaaacgcacgtgtggttccttatctggattagcactaattggccagacgaccgtacttaaaaggagggtcttccatttggcaatctggaggcacttaacattgtgggagtttcgttgatgaagaatggcccggaatgtaaattatcgagtgtgggaaaaaggaatgtcacagtggtcacccagtgaagaagctgaatcattacaactctcccccccccctttgaaaGGGGACTTTTGTCCAGTCTTGGACGAAAGTCTCTACCGGGTCGTGGAACCAACTATCCCTTCTTAGAGGcaattatataatacaaatacatttaaaaaacaatttacattaaaacactatttacacattaaaataccgcttacacattaaaatttatcactagattttcctttttttaaaggtcACAGCGGCTCAAACCATCAGCATTCTGGTGCTTACTTCCCGGTTTATGTGTGATAGTATAGTTGTATGGTTGTAAAGCCAATGACCATCTCATCAATCTAGGGTTGTTACCCGCATTGGTTTTTAGCCAAACTAACGGATTGTGGTCCGTGACAATAGTGAAGTTCTGGCCATCCAAGTAAAATTTAAGCTTCTTTATGGCGTATACTATACTAGCACACTCTTTTTCAATAGTGCTATATTTCTTTTCCGCGtctgaaaatttcttactttGATATAAAATAGGATGTTCCTTGCCTTCGGAATCTAATTGAAACATTACAACTCCCATCCCTACATCCGACGCATCAGTTTggactataaatttttttgtatagtcAGGGGCATgcaaaacggttttttttttgtcaaattcatttttaattcttggaaTGCTTGTTCGCATTCGGGCGTCCATCTAATCTGCTCTTTCGTCATCCTACCTTTTAATGCGTTGGTTAAAGGTGCGGCTATGACAGCAAATGTTTCCACATAGTGTGCGTAATAACCCGCTAGCCCAAGGAAAGTTCGTATCTGAGTTTTTGTTTTGGGATTAGGAAAATCTATCACTGCTTTGATTTTTGCTTCGGCTGGTGTTCGAACGCCATCTCCTACCATATGTCCTAACTATTTCGTCCGGCTCTGTGCTAGCTGACATTTTGATGGTTTCACGGTTAGATTTGTCGCTCCTATTCTTTTAAGAACCTCGACAACATGTTTCAAGTGTTCTTCCCATGTTTCGGAATAAATCGCAATATCGTCTAAGTAAGGTACTGCATACTTCTCACAATTCCCTAATATCTCAGCCATcatcttactaaaaaaatatggcgCATTCACCAATCCAAATGGCATTCTTAGAGGGAGATACGTCCCGAAATTAGTTACGAACGCTGCTAACCGACTTGCGTTCTTCGTCATTGGAATTTGCCAGTAGCCCTTCGCTAGATCTAGTACCGTAATAAATTTTGCGGCGAAGACTCTTTCTACTCGCTCTTCTAAATTTGGCAAGGGGAAGTACTCAGTTTTAATTACACTATTTAATTTGTGGTAATCAATTCAAAGTCTTGAGGCTTTTCCCGGTGCCTCTACTAACAGCATTGGTGATGTATAGTCTGATTGtcccatttcaattatt
The Argiope bruennichi chromosome 6, qqArgBrue1.1, whole genome shotgun sequence DNA segment above includes these coding regions:
- the LOC129971286 gene encoding uncharacterized protein LOC129971286; translated protein: MVGDGVRTPAEAKIKAVIDFPNPKTKTQIRTFLGLAGYYAHYVETFAVIAAPLTNALKVQTDASDVGMGVVMFQLDSEGKEHPILYQNGRYGLEQMVVFDGRYGLEQMVVFDGRYGLEEVVVFGKW